The following are encoded in a window of Glandiceps talaboti chromosome 5, keGlaTala1.1, whole genome shotgun sequence genomic DNA:
- the LOC144435790 gene encoding uncharacterized protein LOC144435790 isoform X4 yields the protein MLELKLTKADEKVAFLMEEKASKEQTARRESEKLDEEWQEQEDKIEELLHQLKTEMTEKSKLQEQLDEAEGKLTELTQTLQGDKSDAATSVLRIQGLEDQLNESERRLKEALDTIQRREDANIHLQEELKQTKAKVNELQKMNDALKEIADDHNSNKKRIDKLSEDLDKAVADKLVAEEYLDSSSSEIQHLQRILQDKTDEVEQLRGQLQDGASDHNVMSTQSKSSIDEVSDLKAQLEQSLNDLENLQEQLKDSQGQIKKLKIELENKTIELDDVSARLREKQDESSQLKSDLEKCQSHRASVQQQILQQTVEISQLRKQLQDAQSAIEKEDGQSDGKQETEKHKETVEALQTQIKSLKEQHQEEMTNKMMELQELKNSLEKRDKKVADAERCLAEERHSVMESLSEGDSQDTDSKSRDDIDSENKHLKARYESAVQELKRLRNELKTANSSYDELEFQYLQSKEDNRRAQKNFDEEMDLMSNRIRDLTSKLAASDRKLRDSEKKVTSLERKMGGNTPSSSAKIASRELESKLEELEMKLYDVEGTLKAQEEETDSLKGKIGFVEQKVASRAEPVQSSSVEPLVSVSREMKAQTVPVISLTSSSSPQVSDKTSEKKQCSSSSNGGESDDSDSSVPREKLENPKQKRLLRMKSLETKLLTTEQKLKEVTAKLVDVTTKELSNRKAYHTKCVSENRLKEQVKDFKAKMETLSKELENEHSIRVRIVNEVSSQLSELELKLDGMESTIEDAKLKIADLLQELQRHRVSHGQNSADYCSLALGEVEKHMLETRDTLSRAEKALGLQESEILEKENPEMLRRRLVGRKSSAESQSSETSFGRSDTSLKSMDDDVSTTIDLLREQLSQADERLQEKETELVAQESITKEQRIGCFAEKLAFEAVTLGKVSYVLQQSKQNHSDKKGNQLSLEVLKDNDQRDDVPLSCPVEHFAETLSTRIVMQGSLGATLSRTKAQEQSLQDNIDDSDVDGDISNSRRNLSPRRAISEPLLRSVHDEDGQPSHVGEFASSLAEQALKEGEMMYVIETKVKDLQQQLQKAYKRMEHQQVRLKKLMALCEEGKVDEMKKYASEGLTQESAMAYEGYQLLFPQVENIQAMSATEMTDPNQNESSRISDSQLASLAKQIELEETHRFANEYASGEIVRAEMLRILQRVMNMYEREINMERASCMQMLKVQRQAAEKKYADIEASIREEMSGVLEEIKDRYETELDRLKQEGREEQDSAEGPGPLYNEELMKQFADIVARRAVLSSHLTYWGDTAHSLRSRVKPQHRRHSLSALTQYTGGGDGMVLQSEHLLAKCSSMNDFAEMLAQRAIFQAELTYIMNKLQVEQKQQLDALQEAYEKVCNGKVIESITMEHAMNLTSVRERYEVIIKNEREEQVREMNKFQDELDKTKSELGEVLQKMNEKEQYVKKTPEIQFTLEDDLNEQVEEMTSRRVKHLTDELDIVKEQLNSAEETLRIKTEEHIKEVDSITDVMESVKEKHNKQMEDVKDSHRLEIDKFHNEHDELIAKLRGEIQIELKEMEMKYEEELGKVVENYEAKLKDMCESMSTNQDQEIAQLKEKCEEEVKQVKEQYDQKFSDAASEIADLQHEEICELKQNYQHEIDDIKGQSEQKLKDFTTQMLDLKEQHESEIKEYQEKQEDLKIEQERVTMEMKQQYEGDIQRVKDEYEQKLKQLNTEMLDLKEVHESEIKELQDKWREDEAVREQAQAQKQNDIGHYEEEIRKLKDEYEQKLTDVTTEMLDMKELHESEIKELQEKHEEEIAKVEKEYEDKLKDIEDDMTHLEDDLQKETAELKVKYEDEISRIKRDYEDRLSESHSEPASPQLKSPSEQKLANVRREYEQRLSKVKVEHEKKMSYMQESYEDDIGKIRREQEKKTKQIEQKHEGQIAKLRQEQERYEHELEERYRHDFERLSHEQQYKISELEQKYEEAIDSMKSDHSREMSLIDEEHGREMEDMKNEYEEKLDNFAELHETDLQAVKMSQMNNVASESPLVAESVPLQQSELPQQSLVASLREKYEKEIELLRKGSDIGLVRAQRAHKVAIDKLKKRHFEEISRIRQDRERNLGDESAATLSAMKALKKKHEEELERERARYHLHGNVNESIEALKRDHQSAFL from the exons ATGCTGGAATTAAAGTTGACAAAGGCAGATGAAAAGGTTGCATTTCTAATGGAGGAGAAAGCTTCAAAAGAGCAAACAGCCAGGAGAGAGAGTGAAAAACTGGATGAAGAATGGCAAGAACAAGAGGACAAAATAGAGGAATTACTACATCAGTTGAAAACTGAAATGACTGAAAAATCCAAGCTACAAGAACAACTTGATGAGGCTGAGGGTAAGCTTACAGAGCTGACTCAGACTCTACAAGGAGACAAAAGTGATGCAGCAACCTCAGTTCTTAGAATTCAAGGCTTAGAGGACCAACTTAATGAGTCAGAAAGGAGGTTGAAAGAAGCTCTAGACACCATCCAGAGGAGAGAAGATGCAAACATTCACTTACAAGAAGAGTTGAAACAAACCAAAGCCAAAGTCAACGAGCTTCAGAAAATGAACGATGCCTTGAAAGAGATAGCTGATGATCACAATAGTAATAAGAAAAGGATTGATAAACTTAGTGAAGATTTGGATAAAGCAGTAGCAGACAAATTAGTAGCAGAAGAATACCTGGATTCAAGTTCATCAGAAATTCAACATCTTCAGCGTATCTTGCAGGACAAGACAGATGAAGTCGAGCAGCTGAGAGGACAGCTGCAAGATGGTGCCTCAGATCACAATGTCATGTCAACGCAATCAAAAAGCAGTATTGATGAAGTCAGTGACCTGAAAGCACAGCTGGAGCAGTCCCTTAATGATCTAGAAAATCTACAGGAGCAGCTTAAAGACAGCCAGGGTCAAATCAAGAAGCTGAAAATCGAACTAGAAAATAAAACTATCGAGCTTGATGACGTTAGTGCAAGACTGAGAGAGAAACAGGATGAAAGCAGCCAACTCAAGTCAGACTTAGAGAAGTGCCAATCTCATAGGGCGAGTGTCCAACAACAAATATTACAGCAGACAGTAGAGATATCACAGCTTAGAAAACAGTTACAAGATGCCCAAAGTGCAATAGAAAAGGAAGATGGGCAGTCTGATGGAAAACAGGAGACTGAAAAACACAAAGAAACTGTAGAGGCACTGCAAACACAGATCAAGTCCCTCAAAGAACAACACCAGGAGGAAATGACAAACAAGATGATGGAATTACAAGAGCTGAAGAACTCCCTGGAAAAGCGTGATAAAAAAGTAGCTGATGCTGAGCGATGTCTTGCTGAGGAAAGACATAGTGTGATGGAAAGTCTGTCTGAAGGTGACAGCCAAGACACTGACAGTAAATCAAGAGACGATATTGACTCAGAAAACAAGCATTTGAAAGCTAGATATGAGAGTGCTGTGCAAGAACTTAAAAGACTTAGAAATGAACTCAAAACTGCAAATAGTAGCTATGATGAGCTGgaattccaatatttacaaagtaaaGAAGACAATCGCCGAGCTCAAAAGAACTTTGACGAAGAGATGGATCTAATGAGTAATAGAATTAGAGACCTGACTTCGAAACTTGCAGCATCAGATCGCAAGCTGAGAGATAGCGAAAAGAAAGTTACAAGTTTAGAAAGAAAAATGGGGGGAAATACTCCCTCAAGTAGTGCCAAAATAGCTTCTAGAGAGTTGGAATCTAAACTAGAAGAGCTTGAAATGAAACTGTATGATGTCGAAGGTACTTTGAAAGCACAGGAAGAAGAGACAGATAGTTTGAAAGGAAAGATTGGATTTGTGGAACAGAAGGTGGCGTCAAGAGCAGAACCGGTACAAAGTAGTAGTGTTGAGCCACTTGTTAGTGTCAGCCGAGAGATGAAGGCCCAGACTGTTCCTGTTATCTCCTTAACAAGTAGTTCTTCACCACAAGTGAGTGATAAAACATCAGAGAAGAAACAATGTTCAAGTAGCAGCAATGGAGGAGAGTCAGATGATTCTGACAGCTCAGTACCTCGAGAAAAGCTTGAAAATCCCAAACAGAAACGACTACTAAGGATGAAATCCCTGGAGACTAAGCTCCTCACCACCGAACAGAAGTTGAAAGAAGTCACTGCCAAACTTGTGGATGTCACCACTAAAGAACTGAGCAACAGAAAGGCCTACCATACAAAGTGTGTTTCTGaaaacagattgaaagaacaggtGAAGGACTTCAAAGCCAAAATGGAAACTTTGTCAAAAGAGCTAGAAAATGAGCACTCAATCAGAGTCAGGATTGTGAATGAGGTTAGTAGTCAGCTGTCAGAACTTGAACTGAAACTCGACGGCATGGAATCAACCATTGAAGATgccaaattgaaaattgctgATCTTCTTCAGGAGCTACAAAGGCACAGAGTCTCACACGGCCAAAACTCTGCAGACTATTGCTCACTTGCACTAGGTGAAGTTGAAAAACATATGCTAGAAACAAGAGACACTCTCAGCAGAGCAGAAAAGGCATTAGGGCTCCAAGAAAGTGAGATATTAGAGAAGGAGAATCCGGAGATGCTAAGGAGGAGGCTTGTGGGCCGCAAGTCTTCAGCagagagtcagtcatcagagaCTTCTTTTGGAAGATCAGACACAAGTCTGAAGAGTATGGATGATGATGTCAGCACAACTATTGATCTTTTGAGGGAACAATTATCTCAAGCTGATGAGAGACTACAAGAAAAAGAGACAGAGTTAGTTGCTCAAGAAAGCATCACTAAAGAACAAAGGATTGGGTGTTTTGCTGAGAAGTTGGCTTTTGAGGCTGTCACACTAGGTAAGGTCAGCTATGTACTTCAACAGAGCAAGCAGAATCATTCTGATAAGAAAGGCAATCAATTATCATTGGAAGTGTTGAAGGACAATGACCAGAGAGATGACGTGCCCCTTAGTTGTCCAGTTGAACATTTTGCAGAGACACTGTCGACGAGGATTGTGATGCAAGGTTCACTAGGAGCTACTCTATCAAGAACTAAAGCACAAGAACAGAGCCTTCAGGACAACATTGATGACAGTGATGTCGATGGTGACATCTCAAATTCCAGAAGAAATCTTTCTCCGAGGAGGGCGATTTCAGAACCTCTGTTGAGATCTGTACATGACGAGGATGGACAGCCCTCACATGTCGGGGAGTTTGCATCCTCACTAGCAGAGCAAGCATTGAAAGAAGGTGAGATGATGTATGTGATTGAGACCAAAGTGAAAGATTTACAACAGCAGTTACAGAAAGCCTACAAGAGAATGGAACATCAGCAAGTCAGGTTAAAGAAACTGATGGCTTTATGTGAGGAAGGAAAGGTGGATGAGATGAAGAAATATGCCAGTGAAGGTCTGACGCAGGAATCTGCCATGGCATATGAAGGCTACCAATTGCTCTTTCCACAAGTCGAAAACATACAAGCTATGTCAGCAACAGAGATGACAGATCCTAACCAAAATGAAAGTAGCCGGATTAGTGATTCTCAACTGGCTTCACTAGCAAAGCAGATAGAGCTTGAAGAAACACATAGGTTTGCAAATGAATATGCATCTGGTGAGATAGTGAGAGCTGAAATGTTGAGAATTCTGCAAAGAGTTATGAATATGTATGAGAGAGAAATCAACATGGAGAGAGCTAGTTGTATGCAGATGCTGAAGGTTCAAAGACAAGCTGCTGAGAAAAAATATGCCGATATTGAGGCTTCCATTCGGGAAGAAATGAGTGGAGTCTTAGAAGAGATCAAAGATAGATATGAAACTGAATTAGATCGGTTGAAACAAGAAGGTCGAGAGGAACAAGATAGTGCAGAAGGTCCTGGACCCCTGTACAATGAAGAGCTGATGAAGCAGTTTGCTGACATCGTCGCAAGGAGAGCTGTGTTAAGCAGTCATTTGACTTACTGGGGAGATACAGCACATAGTCTGCGAAGTAGAGTGAAACCCCAACATAGGAGACACAGTCTGTCTGCTCTGACTCAGTACACTGGTGGAGGTGACGGTATGGTTCTCCAGTCAGAACATCTACTAGCTAAGTGTAGTAGTATGAATGACTTTGCCGAAATGCTAGCACAGAGGGCAATCTTCCAGGCTGAGTTGACGTACATCATGAATAAACTTCAAGTTGAACAGAAACAACAGCTGGATGCACTGCAGGAAGCTTATGAGAAGGTGTGCAATGGTAAAGTCATTGAAAGCATAACCATGGAACATGCCATGAATCTTACAAGTGTCCGGGAAAGATATGAAGTTATCATCAAAAACGAGCGAGAAGAACAAGTCAGGGAAATGAACAAGTTCCAGGATGAGTTAGACAAAACTAAGTCGGAATTAGGAGAAGTTCTACAGAAGATGAATGAGAAGGAACAGTACGTGAAGAAGACACCTGAAATCCAATTCACATTGGAGGATGACCTTAACGAGCAGGTCGAGGAGATGACCTCTAGACGTGTCAAGCATCTGACTGATGAGTTAGACATAGTGAAGGAACAACTCAATAGCGCTGAGGAAACTCTGAGAATCAAGACAGAAGAACACATCAAGGAAGTCGATTCAATCACAGATGTCATGGAAAGTGTGAAGGAAAAACATAACAAGCAGATGGAGGATGTGAAGGATAGTCACAGGCTAGAGATTGATAAGTTCCACAATGAACACGATGAGTTGATAGCTAAACTGAGAGGAGAGATTCAGATAGAACTCAAAGAAATGGAAATGAAGTATGAAGAGGAACTAGGAAAGGTTGTTGAAAATTATGAAGCGAAGCTGAAAGATATGTGTGAAAGTATGAGTACAAATCAAGATCAAGAAATAGCACAACTGAAAGAAAAATGTGAGGAAGAAGTGAAACAAGTAAAGGAACAATATGATCAGAAATTTTCCGATGCTGCATCTGAAATTGCTGATTTACAGCACGAGGAAATATGTGAGTTGAAACAGAATTACCAACATGAGATTGATGACATCAAAGGACAGAGTGAACAAAAGTTGAAAGACTTCACTACACAAATGTTAGACCTGAAAGAACAGCATGAAAGTGAAATCAAGGAATACCAAGAAAAACAGGAGGATCTGAAAATTGAACAAGAGagagttaccatggaaatgaaacaaCAATACGAGGGTGACATCCAGAGAGTTAAGGATGAGTATGAACAAAAACTCAAACAACTGAACACTGAAATGTTGGATTTGAAAGAGGTTCATGAAAGTGAAATCAAAGAATTACAAGACAAATGGAGAGAGGATGAAGCTGTTCGGGAACAAGCACAGGcccaaaaacaaaatgacattgGACATTATGAGGAGGAGATAAGGAAACTTAAAGACGAATATGAACAAAAATTAACTGATGTCACGACAGAAATGTTAGACATGAAGGAATTACATGAAAGCGAAATCAAAGAATTACAAGAGAAACACGAAGAAGAAATCGCGAAGGTTGAGAAGGAGTACGAGGATAAACTAAAGGACATTGAGGATGATATGACTCACCTGGAGGACGATCTACAGAAGGAGACGGCTGAACTCAAAGTGAAGTATGAAGATGAAATAAGTCGAATCAAGAGAGACTATGAAGATAGATTGTCAGAATCTCACTCAGAACCTGCCTCTCCTCAACTTAAAAGTCCCTCTGAACAAAAACTTGCAAATGTACGACGAGAGTATGAACAAAGACTGAGCAAAGTCAAGGTAgaacatgaaaagaaaatgtctTATATGCAGGAAAGTTATGAAGATGATATCGGTAAAATAAGACGAGAACAGGAAAAGAAAACTAAACAGATAGAACAAAAACACGAAGGACAGATTGCAAAACTAAGACAAGAACAAGAACGGTATGAACATGAACTTGAGGAGAGGTATAGGCATGATTTTGAAAGACTTAGCCATGAACAACAGTATAAGATATCTGAACTTGAACAGAAATACGAAGAGGCAATAGATAGTATGAAAAGTGATCATAGCAGGGAAATGTCACTGATTGACGAGGAACATGGACGGGAGATGGAAGATATGAAAAATGAATACGAAGAAAAACTGGACAACTTTGCTGAACTTCATGAAACGGATTTACAAGCTGTGAAAATGTCACAGATGAACAATGTAGCTAGTGAGTCACCATTGGTGGCTGAATCAGTACCACTGCAACAATCTGAACTACCTCAACAGTCACTGGTGGCTTCACTCAGGGAGAAatatgaaaaagaaattgaatTGCTTCGG AAGGGTAGTGACATTGGTTTAGTACGAGCACAGAGAGCACACAAAGTTGCAattgacaaattgaaaaaacgacattttgaagaaatttCACGAATTAGACAGGACAGAGAGAGGAACCTGGGAGATGAATCAGCAGCAACACTTTCTG CAATGAAAGCACTGAAgaagaaacatgaagaagagcTAGAAAGAGAAAGGGCTAGGTATCATCTCCATGGTAACGTCAATGAAAGCATTGAAGCTTTGAAAAGAGACCATCA gTCTGCTTtcctataa